The proteins below come from a single Zea mays cultivar B73 chromosome 8, Zm-B73-REFERENCE-NAM-5.0, whole genome shotgun sequence genomic window:
- the LOC103635907 gene encoding uncharacterized protein isoform X1 — translation MHGVFSPRTTSECCWTGIPCESPLSLSRLLFSPPVASCPRTCTCPGILYERHAPRKAAHPTDNRPEYSCMDAWPPPLQNWNIISNWRASFADLKSYFSQASSGSRPSTRASGVCNDPGIQVEVQENNSEDANGEVEEAVTRAIKEEMGDCLFSVLVDESRDISIKEQMAIVVRFVNKKSEVIERFLGIKHVKDTTSESLKKALVEMLESGEISSKRGKQQETSLSRPGDTRWGSHYKTLLRIESMWESVIEVLEIVHQDERNPSGAGGFVGKMECFSFVFMMKLMLQILRITNELSLLLQRKDQNVVQAMSLVVDVRTCLINLRNDGWEPLLEEATTFCLANDIPIPNMSDVVPRFGRSRKGGRNNITTEHFYRVDTFYVVIDSITTEFDHRFNELSQELLGCFSCLDPRDSFSKFDVDKLARLADIYSDDFSFDDCKTIKDQLRTFIIHVRRIEEFKACCDIASLSKTMVQLERHIVFPLVYRLIELALLLPVATTTVERAFSAMKIIKTELRNKMSDGWLNDLMVCYIEREIFKGLDLQKIKKAFQNKKTRQMQCLDLLELDSTKDFIRYMAVGCKWIVIKMTIK, via the exons GGGTCTTTTCGCCCAGAACAACTAGTGAATGCTGCTGGACAGGAATACCCTGCGAGTCGCCGTTGTCCTTGTCACGCCTTTTGTTTTCCCCTCCCGTTGCTAGCTGTCCGCGGACGTGTACGTGCCCAGGCATCCTATACGAACGCCATGCACCAAGGAAAG CAGCTCATCCCACGGACAATCGTCCTGAG TATTCATGCATGGACGCCTGGCCTCCTCCTCTGCAGAATTGGAACATCATATCGAATTGGCGAGCGAGTTTTGCAG ATTTAAAGAgctatttcagtcaagcttcaagTGGAAGTAGACCAAGTACTCGCGCTAGTGGAGTTTGCAATGACCCCGGAATACAAGTTGAAGTTCAAGAGAATAATAGTGAAGATGCCAATGGTGAAGTCGAAG AAGCAGTCACACGTGCAATTAAAGAAGAAATGGGGGATTGTTTATTCTCTGTTCTTGTTGATGAATCCCGTGATATATCGATTAAAGAACAAATGGCTATTGTTGTGAGATTTGTCAATAAAAAGAGTGAAGTAATAGAAAGATTTTTGGGCATCAAGCATGTCAAGGACACAACATCAGAATCATTGAAGAAAGCATTAGTTGAGATG TTAGAGAGTGGAGAAATTTCATCAAAGAGAGGCAAACAACAAGAAACATCATTGTCAAGACCTGGAGATACAAGATGGGGATCTCATTACAAGACTTTGCTCCGTATTGAGTCAATGTGGGAATCAGTGATAGAAGTTTTAGAAATTGTGCACCAAGATGAGCGTAATCCATCAGGTGCAGGTGGCTTTGTTGGGAAAATGGAGTGTTTCAGCTTTGTGTTTATGATGAAGTTGATGTTACAAATCCTCCGTATCACaaatgagctttctcttctcttgcaaagaaaggatcaaaacGTTGTCCAAGCCATGTCTTTGGTTGTTGATGTGAGAACATGTTTGATAAATTTGAGAAATGATGGTTGGGAGCCATTGTTGGAAGAAGCCACAACATTCTGCCTTGCAAATGATATCCCAATTCCAAATATGAGTGATGTTgtaccacgatttggtcgatcaaGGAAAGGTGGGAGAAATAATATTACCACGGAGCATTTTTATCGTGTTGATACTTTCTATGTTGTTATAGATTCTATCACCACAGAGTTTGATCATCGCTTTAATGAGCtatctcaagagttgcttgggtgTTTTTCTTGTCTTGACCCAAGGGATTCGTTCTCTAAGTTTGATGTGGATAAGCTTGCTCGGCTCGCGGATATCTATTCTGATGATTTTTCTTTTGATGATTGCAAGACTATAAAAGATCAACTAAGAACTTTTATTATTCATGTACGAAGAATTGAAGAGTTCAAagcttgttgtgatattgctagtCTATCGAAGACAATGGTTCAGCTTGAGAGGCATATTGTGTTTCCACTGGTATATCGACTTATTGAGTTAGCACTGTTGTTACCGGTAGCGACTACAACAGTGGAAAGGGCCTTCTCAGCTATGAAGATTATTAAGACTGAGTTGCGCAACAAGATGTCCGATGGTTGGTTAAATGACTTGATGGTGTGCTACATTGAAAGAGAAATTTTTAAAGGACTGGACCTTCAGAAAATAAAGAAGGCATTTCAAAATAAGAAAACTAGACAAATGCAATGTCTAGATCTCCTAGAACTAGACTCAACTAAAG aTTTTATTCGCTATATGGCAGTTGGTTGTAAATGGATTGTAATCAAGATGACTATTAAATAA
- the LOC103635907 gene encoding uncharacterized protein isoform X2: protein MMHARTTSECCWTGIPCESPLSLSRLLFSPPVASCPRTCTCPGILYERHAPRKAAHPTDNRPEYSCMDAWPPPLQNWNIISNWRASFADLKSYFSQASSGSRPSTRASGVCNDPGIQVEVQENNSEDANGEVEEAVTRAIKEEMGDCLFSVLVDESRDISIKEQMAIVVRFVNKKSEVIERFLGIKHVKDTTSESLKKALVEMLESGEISSKRGKQQETSLSRPGDTRWGSHYKTLLRIESMWESVIEVLEIVHQDERNPSGAGGFVGKMECFSFVFMMKLMLQILRITNELSLLLQRKDQNVVQAMSLVVDVRTCLINLRNDGWEPLLEEATTFCLANDIPIPNMSDVVPRFGRSRKGGRNNITTEHFYRVDTFYVVIDSITTEFDHRFNELSQELLGCFSCLDPRDSFSKFDVDKLARLADIYSDDFSFDDCKTIKDQLRTFIIHVRRIEEFKACCDIASLSKTMVQLERHIVFPLVYRLIELALLLPVATTTVERAFSAMKIIKTELRNKMSDGWLNDLMVCYIEREIFKGLDLQKIKKAFQNKKTRQMQCLDLLELDSTKDFIRYMAVGCKWIVIKMTIK from the exons AACAACTAGTGAATGCTGCTGGACAGGAATACCCTGCGAGTCGCCGTTGTCCTTGTCACGCCTTTTGTTTTCCCCTCCCGTTGCTAGCTGTCCGCGGACGTGTACGTGCCCAGGCATCCTATACGAACGCCATGCACCAAGGAAAG CAGCTCATCCCACGGACAATCGTCCTGAG TATTCATGCATGGACGCCTGGCCTCCTCCTCTGCAGAATTGGAACATCATATCGAATTGGCGAGCGAGTTTTGCAG ATTTAAAGAgctatttcagtcaagcttcaagTGGAAGTAGACCAAGTACTCGCGCTAGTGGAGTTTGCAATGACCCCGGAATACAAGTTGAAGTTCAAGAGAATAATAGTGAAGATGCCAATGGTGAAGTCGAAG AAGCAGTCACACGTGCAATTAAAGAAGAAATGGGGGATTGTTTATTCTCTGTTCTTGTTGATGAATCCCGTGATATATCGATTAAAGAACAAATGGCTATTGTTGTGAGATTTGTCAATAAAAAGAGTGAAGTAATAGAAAGATTTTTGGGCATCAAGCATGTCAAGGACACAACATCAGAATCATTGAAGAAAGCATTAGTTGAGATG TTAGAGAGTGGAGAAATTTCATCAAAGAGAGGCAAACAACAAGAAACATCATTGTCAAGACCTGGAGATACAAGATGGGGATCTCATTACAAGACTTTGCTCCGTATTGAGTCAATGTGGGAATCAGTGATAGAAGTTTTAGAAATTGTGCACCAAGATGAGCGTAATCCATCAGGTGCAGGTGGCTTTGTTGGGAAAATGGAGTGTTTCAGCTTTGTGTTTATGATGAAGTTGATGTTACAAATCCTCCGTATCACaaatgagctttctcttctcttgcaaagaaaggatcaaaacGTTGTCCAAGCCATGTCTTTGGTTGTTGATGTGAGAACATGTTTGATAAATTTGAGAAATGATGGTTGGGAGCCATTGTTGGAAGAAGCCACAACATTCTGCCTTGCAAATGATATCCCAATTCCAAATATGAGTGATGTTgtaccacgatttggtcgatcaaGGAAAGGTGGGAGAAATAATATTACCACGGAGCATTTTTATCGTGTTGATACTTTCTATGTTGTTATAGATTCTATCACCACAGAGTTTGATCATCGCTTTAATGAGCtatctcaagagttgcttgggtgTTTTTCTTGTCTTGACCCAAGGGATTCGTTCTCTAAGTTTGATGTGGATAAGCTTGCTCGGCTCGCGGATATCTATTCTGATGATTTTTCTTTTGATGATTGCAAGACTATAAAAGATCAACTAAGAACTTTTATTATTCATGTACGAAGAATTGAAGAGTTCAAagcttgttgtgatattgctagtCTATCGAAGACAATGGTTCAGCTTGAGAGGCATATTGTGTTTCCACTGGTATATCGACTTATTGAGTTAGCACTGTTGTTACCGGTAGCGACTACAACAGTGGAAAGGGCCTTCTCAGCTATGAAGATTATTAAGACTGAGTTGCGCAACAAGATGTCCGATGGTTGGTTAAATGACTTGATGGTGTGCTACATTGAAAGAGAAATTTTTAAAGGACTGGACCTTCAGAAAATAAAGAAGGCATTTCAAAATAAGAAAACTAGACAAATGCAATGTCTAGATCTCCTAGAACTAGACTCAACTAAAG aTTTTATTCGCTATATGGCAGTTGGTTGTAAATGGATTGTAATCAAGATGACTATTAAATAA
- the LOC103635907 gene encoding uncharacterized protein isoform X3 → MDAWPPPLQNWNIISNWRASFADLKSYFSQASSGSRPSTRASGVCNDPGIQVEVQENNSEDANGEVEEAVTRAIKEEMGDCLFSVLVDESRDISIKEQMAIVVRFVNKKSEVIERFLGIKHVKDTTSESLKKALVEMLESGEISSKRGKQQETSLSRPGDTRWGSHYKTLLRIESMWESVIEVLEIVHQDERNPSGAGGFVGKMECFSFVFMMKLMLQILRITNELSLLLQRKDQNVVQAMSLVVDVRTCLINLRNDGWEPLLEEATTFCLANDIPIPNMSDVVPRFGRSRKGGRNNITTEHFYRVDTFYVVIDSITTEFDHRFNELSQELLGCFSCLDPRDSFSKFDVDKLARLADIYSDDFSFDDCKTIKDQLRTFIIHVRRIEEFKACCDIASLSKTMVQLERHIVFPLVYRLIELALLLPVATTTVERAFSAMKIIKTELRNKMSDGWLNDLMVCYIEREIFKGLDLQKIKKAFQNKKTRQMQCLDLLELDSTKDFIRYMAVGCKWIVIKMTIK, encoded by the exons ATGGACGCCTGGCCTCCTCCTCTGCAGAATTGGAACATCATATCGAATTGGCGAGCGAGTTTTGCAG ATTTAAAGAgctatttcagtcaagcttcaagTGGAAGTAGACCAAGTACTCGCGCTAGTGGAGTTTGCAATGACCCCGGAATACAAGTTGAAGTTCAAGAGAATAATAGTGAAGATGCCAATGGTGAAGTCGAAG AAGCAGTCACACGTGCAATTAAAGAAGAAATGGGGGATTGTTTATTCTCTGTTCTTGTTGATGAATCCCGTGATATATCGATTAAAGAACAAATGGCTATTGTTGTGAGATTTGTCAATAAAAAGAGTGAAGTAATAGAAAGATTTTTGGGCATCAAGCATGTCAAGGACACAACATCAGAATCATTGAAGAAAGCATTAGTTGAGATG TTAGAGAGTGGAGAAATTTCATCAAAGAGAGGCAAACAACAAGAAACATCATTGTCAAGACCTGGAGATACAAGATGGGGATCTCATTACAAGACTTTGCTCCGTATTGAGTCAATGTGGGAATCAGTGATAGAAGTTTTAGAAATTGTGCACCAAGATGAGCGTAATCCATCAGGTGCAGGTGGCTTTGTTGGGAAAATGGAGTGTTTCAGCTTTGTGTTTATGATGAAGTTGATGTTACAAATCCTCCGTATCACaaatgagctttctcttctcttgcaaagaaaggatcaaaacGTTGTCCAAGCCATGTCTTTGGTTGTTGATGTGAGAACATGTTTGATAAATTTGAGAAATGATGGTTGGGAGCCATTGTTGGAAGAAGCCACAACATTCTGCCTTGCAAATGATATCCCAATTCCAAATATGAGTGATGTTgtaccacgatttggtcgatcaaGGAAAGGTGGGAGAAATAATATTACCACGGAGCATTTTTATCGTGTTGATACTTTCTATGTTGTTATAGATTCTATCACCACAGAGTTTGATCATCGCTTTAATGAGCtatctcaagagttgcttgggtgTTTTTCTTGTCTTGACCCAAGGGATTCGTTCTCTAAGTTTGATGTGGATAAGCTTGCTCGGCTCGCGGATATCTATTCTGATGATTTTTCTTTTGATGATTGCAAGACTATAAAAGATCAACTAAGAACTTTTATTATTCATGTACGAAGAATTGAAGAGTTCAAagcttgttgtgatattgctagtCTATCGAAGACAATGGTTCAGCTTGAGAGGCATATTGTGTTTCCACTGGTATATCGACTTATTGAGTTAGCACTGTTGTTACCGGTAGCGACTACAACAGTGGAAAGGGCCTTCTCAGCTATGAAGATTATTAAGACTGAGTTGCGCAACAAGATGTCCGATGGTTGGTTAAATGACTTGATGGTGTGCTACATTGAAAGAGAAATTTTTAAAGGACTGGACCTTCAGAAAATAAAGAAGGCATTTCAAAATAAGAAAACTAGACAAATGCAATGTCTAGATCTCCTAGAACTAGACTCAACTAAAG aTTTTATTCGCTATATGGCAGTTGGTTGTAAATGGATTGTAATCAAGATGACTATTAAATAA